The Corynebacterium suranareeae genome window below encodes:
- the thiM gene encoding hydroxyethylthiazole kinase, which yields MANSFLDSLTLVRQNTPLVQCLTNSVVMQVTANVLLAAGATPAMVDTPAESAEFAAIANGVLINAGTPSTEQYQGMTNAIEGALKAGTPWVLDPVAVGGLSERTKYAEGIVDKQPAAIRGNASEIVALAGLGAGGRGVDATDSVEAALHAAHQLANRTGGVVAVSGEQDLIVSGDRVTWLRSGDPMLQLVIGTGCSLGALTAAYLGAVVGSSISEHDAVLAAHAHIGAAGQIAAQKATAPGSFAVAFIDALYEVDAQTVASLIDVREA from the coding sequence GTGGCTAACTCATTTTTGGATTCTTTAACTCTTGTTCGACAAAACACTCCTCTTGTTCAGTGTTTAACCAACTCTGTGGTCATGCAGGTCACCGCGAATGTATTGCTTGCTGCGGGAGCTACCCCTGCGATGGTTGATACTCCAGCTGAATCAGCAGAATTCGCCGCGATCGCAAACGGAGTGCTCATTAATGCAGGTACTCCCTCTACTGAGCAGTACCAAGGAATGACCAATGCCATTGAGGGCGCACTAAAAGCTGGGACACCGTGGGTGCTGGATCCCGTTGCTGTGGGTGGATTGTCGGAGAGGACTAAGTATGCGGAGGGAATCGTCGATAAGCAGCCAGCCGCAATTCGTGGAAACGCGTCAGAAATCGTGGCGCTTGCCGGTCTGGGTGCTGGTGGGCGCGGCGTAGACGCGACCGATTCGGTGGAAGCAGCGCTGCATGCGGCGCATCAGTTGGCCAATCGCACCGGTGGTGTTGTGGCGGTTTCTGGGGAGCAGGACCTTATTGTTTCTGGTGACCGGGTGACATGGTTGCGCTCTGGGGATCCCATGTTGCAGCTGGTGATTGGCACGGGTTGTTCGTTGGGCGCTTTAACGGCCGCCTATTTGGGTGCTGTGGTAGGTTCATCGATTTCAGAGCATGATGCTGTGTTGGCGGCACACGCCCACATTGGAGCAGCTGGCCAGATCGCTGCGCAGAAAGCCACAGCACCAGGAAGTTTCGCGGTTGCGTTTATTGATGCCTTGTATGAGGTCGATGCGCAGACCGTGGCTTCGTTGATTGATGTGCGTGAGGCTTAA
- a CDS encoding NAD(P)/FAD-dependent oxidoreductase, producing MSVNPTRPEGGRHHVVVIGSGFGGLFAAKNLAKADVDVTLIDRTNHHLFQPLLYQVATGILSSGEIAPSTRQILGSQENVNVIKGEVTDINVESQTVTATLGEFTRVFEYDSLVVGAGAGQSYFGNDHFAEFAPGMKSIDDALELRARIIGAFERAEICEDPAERERLLTFVVVGAGPTGVELAGQLAEMAHRTLAGEYKNFNTNSAKIILLDGAPQVLPPFGKRLGRNAQRTLEKIGVNVRLNAMVTNVDATSVTYKTKDGEEHTIESFCKIWSAGVAASPLGKLIAEQTGVETDRAGRVMVNDDLSVGEHKNVFVVGDMMNYNNLPGVAQVAIQSGEYVAEQIAAEVEGRSNTEREAFDYFDKGSMATISRFSAVVKMGKVEVTGFIGWILWLAVHIMFLVGFRNRFVSGISWGLNAMSRKRWNLATTRQQLHSRTAMLKYAHELEEAAADLPIELRDNQRFGGK from the coding sequence ATGTCAGTTAACCCAACCCGCCCCGAAGGCGGCCGTCACCACGTCGTCGTCATCGGCTCCGGTTTTGGTGGCCTTTTTGCTGCTAAAAACCTGGCCAAGGCAGACGTCGATGTCACTCTGATTGACCGCACAAATCACCACCTCTTCCAGCCACTGCTGTACCAAGTAGCAACTGGCATCTTGTCCTCTGGTGAAATTGCACCTTCAACCCGACAGATCCTGGGCTCCCAGGAAAACGTCAACGTCATCAAGGGTGAGGTCACCGACATCAATGTCGAGTCCCAGACCGTGACCGCTACCCTCGGTGAGTTCACCCGCGTCTTCGAGTATGACTCCCTGGTTGTTGGTGCTGGTGCAGGCCAATCCTACTTTGGTAACGATCACTTCGCTGAGTTCGCTCCAGGCATGAAGTCCATCGATGATGCTCTAGAGCTGCGCGCTCGTATCATTGGCGCTTTCGAGCGTGCTGAGATCTGTGAAGATCCTGCTGAGCGTGAGCGTCTGCTCACCTTCGTTGTTGTTGGTGCTGGTCCAACCGGCGTTGAGCTTGCAGGTCAGTTGGCTGAAATGGCACACCGCACCCTTGCTGGTGAGTACAAGAACTTCAACACCAACTCCGCAAAGATCATCTTGCTTGATGGTGCACCACAGGTTCTTCCTCCATTCGGTAAGCGTCTCGGCCGTAACGCTCAGCGCACCCTGGAAAAGATCGGTGTTAACGTTCGCCTGAACGCAATGGTCACCAACGTGGATGCCACCTCGGTTACCTACAAGACCAAAGACGGCGAAGAGCACACCATTGAGTCCTTCTGCAAGATTTGGTCCGCTGGTGTGGCTGCTTCCCCACTGGGCAAGCTCATTGCAGAGCAAACCGGCGTTGAGACTGACCGCGCAGGTCGCGTGATGGTCAACGATGACCTGTCTGTGGGCGAGCACAAGAACGTCTTCGTTGTTGGTGACATGATGAACTACAACAACCTCCCTGGTGTTGCTCAGGTAGCAATCCAGAGTGGTGAGTATGTTGCAGAGCAGATCGCAGCTGAGGTCGAAGGCCGCTCCAACACTGAGCGCGAAGCTTTCGATTACTTCGATAAGGGCTCCATGGCAACCATTTCCCGCTTTTCCGCTGTGGTGAAGATGGGCAAGGTTGAGGTCACCGGTTTCATCGGATGGATCCTGTGGTTGGCTGTTCACATCATGTTCCTCGTGGGCTTCCGCAACCGTTTCGTTTCCGGCATCAGCTGGGGACTTAACGCTATGTCCCGTAAGCGTTGGAACCTGGCCACCACTCGCCAGCAGCTTCACTCCCGTACTGCCATGCTTAAGTACGCACACGAGCTGGAAGAGGCCGCTGCAGATCTCCCAATCGAGCTGCGCGACAACCAGCGTTTCGGCGGAAAGTAA
- a CDS encoding SAM-dependent methyltransferase: MAEARLRHLEPIDVEEWPGVASVPNLAFSGARARQAEYRFAKACSNAGLVLLGDDPDLIIDHEELFSRLAASGWLGLAESYMAGEWRSDKLADVLTALLGTGFKPRGKLSSAFTLPGHAVDTGGALPNELIRLSSGDGMSAFGGIFASGVPTTLRTAVKSYVPGAGKNREPASHFVDITKISEPVAVEREDLGEAQRRAASYLLDCAKVKAGSHVLEFPSSGGALAILAARRQATVDSLTADPAQVASLEETFVLAGVEEDIHIEVIPQAIPTQREWGGAYDSIVSMEKLEVVGKHGSKRFIKAIDRMLATGGNVAFQSLVATDQWGPVSTEAISMLKAYIWPALHYPTVDEVHQLVDRESSLRVVKETHFNGHYLKSIQLQREVFEGQIREAAADGFDAVYRRMWVFHYALIEALLRLGCLGAVQFALTTRNRRGRR, encoded by the coding sequence ATGGCAGAGGCACGTTTGCGCCATCTTGAACCCATTGACGTGGAAGAGTGGCCTGGGGTGGCGTCAGTGCCTAACCTTGCGTTTTCAGGGGCGCGCGCAAGGCAAGCGGAATATCGCTTCGCTAAGGCGTGTAGCAACGCTGGCCTAGTTTTACTGGGCGATGACCCAGATCTCATAATCGATCATGAGGAATTATTTTCACGTTTAGCAGCATCCGGGTGGCTCGGCTTAGCTGAAAGCTACATGGCAGGCGAGTGGCGCAGCGACAAGCTTGCCGACGTTTTGACCGCCCTTTTGGGGACTGGATTCAAACCCCGCGGCAAACTGTCGAGCGCATTCACCTTGCCAGGTCACGCCGTTGATACTGGTGGTGCATTACCTAATGAGCTTATTCGGCTAAGTTCTGGCGATGGGATGAGTGCCTTCGGTGGAATTTTTGCCTCTGGTGTTCCCACCACTTTGCGTACTGCAGTAAAAAGCTACGTGCCAGGTGCTGGCAAAAATAGAGAACCTGCATCACACTTTGTCGATATCACGAAAATCTCTGAACCGGTAGCCGTGGAACGTGAAGATTTAGGCGAAGCTCAACGTCGTGCAGCGTCATACTTGCTTGACTGTGCCAAGGTGAAGGCAGGAAGCCACGTATTGGAGTTTCCCAGCAGTGGTGGTGCTCTTGCTATTTTGGCAGCACGCCGACAAGCCACAGTAGATTCATTAACGGCGGATCCAGCACAAGTAGCTAGTTTGGAAGAAACATTCGTGCTTGCTGGAGTGGAAGAAGATATCCACATTGAGGTGATTCCACAAGCAATACCCACTCAGCGTGAATGGGGCGGGGCATATGACTCGATTGTCTCCATGGAAAAACTTGAAGTGGTAGGCAAGCATGGTTCCAAACGGTTTATCAAAGCAATAGACCGCATGTTAGCCACCGGTGGGAATGTCGCCTTCCAGTCTTTAGTTGCCACCGACCAATGGGGTCCGGTGAGTACTGAGGCGATTTCTATGCTCAAGGCATATATCTGGCCGGCTCTGCACTATCCGACCGTTGATGAAGTACATCAGTTGGTTGATCGTGAATCCTCATTGCGCGTTGTTAAAGAAACTCACTTTAACGGACACTATCTAAAAAGCATCCAATTACAACGTGAAGTTTTTGAAGGCCAGATACGCGAAGCGGCGGCAGATGGTTTTGATGCCGTCTACCGCCGCATGTGGGTGTTCCACTATGCGCTTATCGAAGCCCTGTTGCGATTGGGTTGCTTGGGTGCTGTGCAATTTGCATTGACGACAAGGAACCGAAGGGGGCGTCGATAA
- a CDS encoding MFS transporter, with product MTTTDHTTELNPSDPDGQSATLVIDKKTKRRVAAASTIGTTIEFYDFYAYAAAAVVVFPSLFFPSNDDPTVNLLASFATFGLAFVARPVGSILFGHFGDRVGRKATLIGSLLTMGIATILIGFLPTYGQVGIIAPALLALMRFCQGLGLGGEWSGAALLAGENAENTHRARAAMWPQLGAPFGFFLANGFMLVLVGVLAHEDGDLQGAFMTWGWRLPFLSSALMIAVGLWVRFSLEETPVFKQAVDQGKKVKSPLKELFKTSPGPVVQATLIMLSTYTLFYLVTTWILSYGIGNRSAGTGLSIPYFEFLQLQLATIVFFAIMIPVSGWLADVWGRKNTLTLASVLLLGFGLVFNLLLDPETATKTTVFIFLFAGMSIMGLIFGPMSAILPELFPTNVRYTGSGIAYNVSSILGAAIAPFIATWLVAEYSVAYVGYYLIIVTAITFIAVLTMKENKNHDLREV from the coding sequence GTGACCACAACTGATCACACCACGGAGTTGAATCCCTCTGACCCTGATGGACAGTCAGCAACTCTTGTGATTGATAAGAAAACCAAACGTCGGGTTGCGGCAGCCTCCACCATTGGCACGACTATCGAGTTTTATGATTTTTACGCCTATGCTGCCGCGGCTGTTGTTGTTTTCCCTAGTTTGTTCTTCCCGAGCAATGATGATCCAACAGTGAACTTGTTGGCGTCATTCGCAACATTTGGCTTAGCGTTTGTGGCGCGTCCAGTGGGATCAATCCTCTTTGGTCATTTCGGTGACCGTGTGGGACGCAAAGCAACATTGATTGGCTCACTGTTGACCATGGGTATTGCCACCATCTTGATTGGCTTCTTGCCAACGTATGGACAGGTAGGCATCATTGCTCCAGCCTTGCTGGCATTGATGCGTTTTTGCCAGGGACTAGGCCTTGGTGGTGAATGGTCTGGCGCAGCACTGCTAGCTGGTGAAAATGCTGAAAATACTCACCGTGCCCGTGCGGCGATGTGGCCTCAGCTAGGAGCGCCGTTTGGTTTCTTCCTGGCTAATGGTTTCATGCTGGTTCTGGTGGGAGTCCTTGCTCATGAGGACGGTGATCTTCAAGGCGCGTTTATGACATGGGGCTGGCGTCTACCATTCTTGTCTTCTGCCCTTATGATCGCCGTTGGCCTGTGGGTGCGTTTCTCCTTGGAGGAGACTCCGGTATTTAAACAAGCAGTAGATCAGGGCAAGAAAGTTAAGTCCCCACTGAAAGAGCTGTTTAAGACTTCCCCTGGTCCGGTCGTTCAGGCAACTTTGATCATGTTGTCCACGTACACTTTGTTCTACTTGGTCACCACGTGGATTTTGTCTTATGGAATTGGCAACCGCAGCGCGGGAACTGGCCTGTCAATCCCATATTTTGAATTCCTCCAGTTGCAGCTGGCCACGATCGTGTTCTTTGCCATCATGATCCCAGTGTCCGGCTGGTTGGCTGATGTGTGGGGCCGTAAAAACACGCTCACCCTGGCTTCGGTGTTGCTGCTTGGATTTGGGTTGGTGTTTAACTTGTTGCTCGATCCTGAAACGGCCACCAAGACTACCGTCTTTATTTTCCTGTTTGCTGGCATGAGCATCATGGGTCTCATTTTCGGGCCAATGTCTGCTATTTTGCCGGAACTTTTCCCCACGAATGTGCGCTACACTGGCTCAGGAATTGCTTATAACGTTTCTTCGATCCTCGGTGCAGCTATTGCCCCGTTTATTGCAACGTGGCTGGTAGCTGAGTATTCAGTAGCCTATGTTGGTTATTACCTGATCATTGTCACCGCAATTACGTTTATCGCGGTGCTAACCATGAAGGAAAACAAAAACCACGACCTCCGAGAGGTCTAA
- a CDS encoding phosphoribosyltransferase: protein MTEEREILTYEMFGTAMRELAQEIIDDYKPDCVLSIARGGLLIGGALGYALGIKNVSVINVEFYTDIGEHLEEPMMLPPTPKAVDLSGMRVLVADDVADTGKTLELVRDFLGDQVEEVRTAVIYHKPHSVFQPEYAWRVTDKWINFPWSTLPPVEPSK from the coding sequence ATGACAGAGGAACGCGAGATTCTGACCTATGAGATGTTCGGAACAGCAATGCGGGAGCTGGCCCAAGAAATTATTGATGACTACAAGCCAGATTGCGTGCTCTCAATTGCACGTGGTGGTCTTCTAATCGGTGGCGCACTCGGATACGCACTGGGAATCAAGAATGTATCGGTAATAAATGTTGAGTTCTACACCGATATCGGAGAGCACCTGGAGGAGCCAATGATGTTGCCTCCAACTCCGAAGGCTGTTGATCTTTCGGGAATGCGTGTGCTTGTTGCAGATGATGTTGCCGATACCGGAAAAACTCTTGAGTTGGTTCGTGATTTCTTAGGCGACCAGGTTGAAGAAGTACGCACTGCTGTGATTTACCACAAGCCTCACAGCGTGTTTCAGCCTGAATATGCGTGGCGTGTAACAGATAAGTGGATCAACTTCCCTTGGTCCACACTGCCTCCGGTAGAGCCTTCTAAGTAA
- a CDS encoding manganese efflux pump MntP, whose protein sequence is MPFFQILLLSIGVAADAFACSVVRGTVIRVNLLKRALVLAGIFGVFQAAMPLIGWFIGHFFAGITFISDVDHWISFALLGAVGVKMIWDAFHPDEDESVVDDGRIQFKPAIILGLATSIDALAVGMGLAFVEVSIIQVALAMGVITFALSLVGAWIGHHGGGKFGKWATILGGVILIGIGANIVFEHLSA, encoded by the coding sequence ATGCCCTTTTTTCAAATCTTGCTGCTATCGATCGGTGTTGCTGCTGATGCGTTTGCATGCTCAGTTGTTCGCGGCACTGTCATTCGAGTAAACCTTTTAAAAAGAGCGCTCGTACTCGCTGGGATCTTTGGAGTATTCCAAGCTGCGATGCCTCTCATTGGGTGGTTTATCGGCCACTTTTTCGCCGGCATAACCTTTATTTCTGATGTTGATCACTGGATTTCCTTCGCTCTTTTAGGCGCAGTCGGGGTAAAGATGATCTGGGACGCCTTCCATCCTGATGAGGATGAAAGCGTCGTGGACGATGGCCGAATCCAATTTAAACCAGCCATCATTCTTGGATTAGCCACGAGCATCGACGCCCTGGCAGTAGGTATGGGACTCGCTTTCGTTGAAGTATCCATTATTCAAGTAGCGCTAGCCATGGGCGTTATAACCTTTGCTTTGTCTTTGGTCGGTGCCTGGATCGGGCATCATGGTGGAGGAAAGTTTGGCAAGTGGGCTACGATTCTGGGCGGAGTAATCCTCATTGGGATCGGTGCAAATATTGTTTTCGAGCATCTCAGTGCATAA
- a CDS encoding arsenic resistance protein, with product MNRVVDTWDRFQIPLYITALIAGVVVGLRWSGSADIFEAAINPSLMALLYATFLGIPLTRVGGALKDLKFLTVLLAVNFIAVPIVAFVLSRFIAGSDALLVGFLLVVLAPCIDYVIVFSGLAGAAQEKLLAATPMLMLAQIVLIPVFLALFVGSDILGSISFGPFVEAFFLLIIIPLVAAGITQWVAGKWQVGRTIMSVAEAIMVPLMMLTLFVVIASQVEAVSDQFTHIVKVVPLYFTFLIVMIPVGCGLSKLGGLGVKETRAVVFSGATRNSLVVLPLALALPAGLEIAAVVVVTQTLVELIGMVIYVRIIPLIFPKRRPTANSQV from the coding sequence GTGAATCGGGTCGTTGACACCTGGGATAGATTTCAAATCCCGCTGTATATCACAGCCCTAATCGCGGGAGTTGTGGTGGGACTGCGTTGGTCTGGTTCTGCCGATATTTTCGAAGCTGCTATTAATCCATCGCTAATGGCACTCCTGTACGCCACCTTTTTGGGCATTCCGCTTACTCGAGTTGGTGGAGCACTTAAAGATTTAAAGTTTCTTACTGTGCTGTTGGCGGTTAACTTTATCGCGGTGCCCATCGTTGCCTTTGTCTTAAGTAGGTTCATTGCCGGCAGTGACGCGCTCCTCGTTGGTTTTTTGCTTGTTGTGTTAGCCCCATGCATTGACTACGTGATAGTGTTTTCAGGTTTAGCAGGAGCAGCCCAGGAAAAACTGCTTGCGGCAACACCCATGTTGATGCTTGCCCAGATTGTATTAATCCCCGTTTTTCTGGCCCTTTTTGTAGGCTCAGACATCCTTGGTTCTATATCTTTTGGCCCCTTTGTAGAAGCGTTTTTCCTATTAATCATCATTCCACTTGTAGCAGCTGGAATAACTCAGTGGGTGGCGGGGAAGTGGCAGGTAGGACGCACTATTATGTCTGTCGCAGAGGCTATCATGGTGCCGTTGATGATGCTGACATTGTTCGTGGTCATTGCTTCACAAGTAGAAGCAGTCAGTGATCAATTCACTCATATTGTTAAAGTTGTGCCATTGTATTTCACTTTCCTGATCGTGATGATTCCGGTCGGTTGTGGTTTGTCCAAACTCGGTGGACTTGGCGTTAAAGAAACACGAGCAGTTGTTTTTAGTGGAGCAACCCGCAACTCGCTAGTCGTGTTGCCACTCGCCTTAGCTCTTCCTGCTGGGCTAGAAATTGCGGCCGTCGTTGTGGTTACCCAAACCCTCGTAGAACTAATCGGCATGGTTATCTATGTCCGGATTATCCCCCTGATCTTCCCAAAAAGAAGACCTACAGCAAACTCTCAGGTTTAG
- a CDS encoding RNA-binding protein gives MSLSNKAKGIVAAIVVVWIAAMAGMVAYASGNSADKTFPTAGALEQTVAAFDRQGLQISAVALADIYGDEYVSAAILCEGTPTATLEQSLGVDLAELNLDESGIPAGVNYLALANQDGELVYDKIDRANVDLCATPLNGAFSAYSLMPIAKVGESSWAIAA, from the coding sequence GTGAGTCTTTCAAACAAAGCTAAAGGAATTGTTGCAGCAATCGTTGTGGTCTGGATCGCCGCAATGGCTGGAATGGTTGCATATGCTTCCGGAAACAGCGCTGATAAAACGTTCCCGACTGCTGGCGCATTAGAACAAACCGTCGCAGCATTTGATAGGCAGGGCCTGCAGATCTCTGCAGTTGCACTGGCAGATATTTATGGCGATGAGTACGTATCCGCAGCCATCCTGTGCGAAGGCACTCCAACCGCAACACTGGAACAATCCCTTGGCGTTGATCTTGCAGAGCTCAATCTAGATGAGTCCGGCATTCCTGCAGGTGTAAATTACTTAGCACTAGCCAACCAAGATGGGGAACTTGTCTACGACAAGATTGATCGCGCCAACGTAGATCTTTGTGCGACACCACTTAACGGGGCTTTCAGTGCGTACTCCTTGATGCCGATTGCCAAGGTTGGCGAGAGCTCTTGGGCAATCGCTGCCTAA
- a CDS encoding DNA alkylation repair protein — protein sequence MTSKLVESTLASLKELEDPKILTVNERHGDDHAVNLTKLRAVAKDLKKNQPLARELWATNDTVARLVALLICRPKEFSQAELDSMIREARTPKVLDWLINYVVKKNPHWNDLRMLWLEDAAENVAAAGWSLNTHAVITNPDVVDDSALLNAIEASMKNALPRAQWSMNECLAQIGIHRPKLRERAIEIGERLEVLKDYPTPPNCTSPYAPIWIAEMVRRQNK from the coding sequence ATGACTTCAAAGCTTGTTGAATCAACGCTTGCATCTCTTAAAGAACTTGAAGATCCAAAGATCCTCACCGTCAATGAGCGCCACGGCGATGATCATGCCGTGAACCTCACCAAGCTTCGAGCTGTTGCCAAAGATTTGAAAAAGAACCAACCGTTAGCCCGTGAGCTTTGGGCAACCAATGACACAGTCGCACGGTTGGTCGCGTTGCTTATTTGCCGGCCTAAAGAGTTTAGTCAGGCTGAGCTCGACTCCATGATTCGTGAGGCACGTACACCGAAAGTTCTCGACTGGTTGATTAATTACGTTGTCAAGAAGAATCCGCATTGGAACGATCTTCGCATGCTGTGGCTTGAAGATGCAGCTGAAAATGTTGCTGCCGCTGGTTGGTCACTAAATACTCATGCGGTTATCACCAATCCTGATGTTGTAGATGATTCAGCACTCCTTAACGCCATTGAAGCTTCAATGAAAAATGCCTTACCCCGCGCGCAATGGTCAATGAATGAATGTCTTGCGCAGATTGGTATCCATCGCCCTAAGCTTCGCGAACGTGCCATAGAAATTGGTGAGCGGCTAGAAGTTCTTAAAGACTATCCAACGCCACCTAATTGCACCTCACCTTATGCTCCAATTTGGATAGCCGAGATGGTTCGTAGGCAAAACAAATAG
- a CDS encoding SulP family inorganic anion transporter — MAGGVEKRPVKHPDFEVQVREIFVSSTTSATPQEPLSPTGVLASFRFAFSSPRRFRTEVLAGLVVALALIPESIAFSVLAGVDPKMGLFASCTMAMTIAFTGGRPAMISAATGAVALVIAPVVRDHGVEYFLATVILAGIIQIALSLLGVAKLMRFIPRSVMLGFVNALACLVFFAQLPHLIDVPWMVYPLFALGIGIMLFWPKLTAVIPAPLIVIVALTAIVWIFGVKIPNVSDQGELPSSLPEFLIPNVPLTVETLKIIGPYALGMALVGLMESLLTAKLVDDVTEVHSDKSREAAGQGIANIVTAFLGGMGGCAMIGQTMINVKNSGARTRLSTFLAGGFLLLLVVLLGDVVGKIPMAALVAVMIIVSIDTADWHSLNPRTLKFMPLSETIVMFVTIIATLATGNLAIGVILGVLTAMIMFARRVAHLVSVEKTTTNNISTYTVRGQLFWASSNDMVYSFDYSDEADQIIIDLTAAEIWDASTVATLDSIIHKYAARDKTVEIIGLDGPSRDRLERLSGKLG, encoded by the coding sequence ATGGCTGGGGGCGTCGAAAAGCGCCCAGTGAAGCACCCAGATTTTGAAGTCCAAGTAAGAGAGATTTTTGTGTCATCGACAACTTCGGCCACTCCGCAGGAGCCTTTGAGCCCGACGGGTGTGCTTGCCTCGTTTAGATTTGCATTTAGTAGTCCGCGTCGTTTCCGAACCGAAGTTTTAGCGGGTCTTGTTGTTGCACTCGCGCTGATTCCGGAGTCTATTGCCTTTTCCGTTCTTGCTGGTGTGGATCCTAAAATGGGCTTGTTTGCCTCGTGCACCATGGCCATGACCATTGCTTTTACAGGTGGCAGGCCTGCGATGATTTCTGCAGCCACCGGCGCTGTGGCGTTAGTGATTGCGCCGGTTGTTCGGGATCATGGTGTGGAATATTTCCTGGCCACGGTTATTTTGGCGGGCATTATTCAAATTGCGTTGTCGCTGCTCGGTGTCGCAAAGTTGATGCGTTTTATCCCGCGTTCTGTCATGCTGGGATTTGTTAATGCACTGGCGTGTTTGGTGTTTTTTGCGCAGTTGCCGCATCTGATTGATGTTCCGTGGATGGTGTATCCGCTGTTTGCGCTGGGCATTGGCATCATGTTGTTCTGGCCGAAGCTGACCGCGGTGATTCCTGCTCCACTGATTGTGATCGTGGCGTTGACGGCGATCGTATGGATTTTTGGGGTCAAGATTCCAAATGTCTCCGACCAGGGCGAACTCCCCTCTTCCCTACCTGAATTCTTGATCCCTAATGTTCCGCTCACCGTGGAAACACTAAAGATTATTGGTCCTTATGCGCTAGGCATGGCGCTTGTCGGGCTCATGGAATCGCTGCTGACCGCCAAATTGGTTGATGATGTTACTGAGGTACACTCGGATAAATCCCGCGAAGCTGCAGGTCAAGGCATCGCAAATATCGTCACCGCATTTTTAGGCGGTATGGGCGGTTGCGCGATGATCGGCCAGACGATGATCAATGTGAAAAACTCTGGAGCTCGCACTCGCCTATCCACCTTCTTGGCCGGCGGATTCCTGCTGCTCTTAGTGGTTTTGCTTGGCGATGTCGTCGGCAAAATCCCCATGGCTGCACTCGTGGCAGTGATGATTATCGTCTCTATCGACACCGCCGATTGGCATTCGCTGAACCCACGCACGCTGAAATTCATGCCGCTGAGTGAAACGATCGTCATGTTTGTTACGATCATCGCCACTCTCGCCACCGGAAACCTAGCTATCGGCGTGATCCTCGGAGTGCTTACCGCCATGATCATGTTTGCCCGCCGCGTGGCGCACCTTGTGTCCGTGGAAAAAACCACGACCAACAACATCAGCACCTACACCGTTAGGGGCCAACTGTTTTGGGCATCCTCGAACGATATGGTGTACTCATTCGACTACTCCGACGAGGCTGATCAGATCATCATCGATCTTACCGCCGCAGAAATTTGGGATGCCTCTACGGTTGCCACGTTAGACAGCATCATCCACAAATACGCCGCACGTGACAAAACCGTGGAGATCATTGGGCTTGACGGCCCCAGCCGCGATAGGCTTGAGCGCCTATCGGGCAAGCTGGGATAA
- a CDS encoding LGFP repeat-containing protein, with the protein MNVITLRNKKMRTRILAGTAAVALSLGVASCSDTDEAVDSATDAANSATSAAGSALNDATESSSAETSESTDGTGSDSSGADSAGEDTAGDTTEVEDANGSTITIPTAVVTAADAAGFSTPESVEEGANGETLVTFPEGYIVNSEEGGAQPLVGMIGETWIGEGGLSAPVGLPTGPEEATTNGWTQEFTAGVISWLDDGSGEFSASVEAA; encoded by the coding sequence ATGAACGTGATTACTCTTCGAAATAAGAAAATGCGTACTCGTATTCTTGCAGGCACCGCTGCCGTTGCTCTGTCACTAGGTGTTGCGTCTTGCTCAGACACTGATGAAGCGGTGGATAGTGCAACAGATGCTGCCAACTCTGCAACTTCTGCTGCAGGATCAGCACTCAACGATGCAACCGAATCATCTAGTGCAGAAACATCTGAAAGCACAGATGGCACTGGGTCCGATTCCTCCGGTGCAGATTCTGCTGGAGAAGACACCGCAGGAGATACCACTGAAGTAGAAGACGCCAATGGATCTACCATTACCATCCCAACTGCTGTTGTCACCGCTGCAGATGCGGCAGGATTCAGTACCCCAGAATCTGTAGAAGAAGGTGCAAATGGTGAGACGCTGGTGACGTTCCCTGAAGGTTATATCGTCAACTCAGAAGAGGGCGGTGCACAACCACTTGTCGGCATGATCGGTGAAACCTGGATCGGCGAAGGTGGACTTTCCGCCCCAGTTGGTCTTCCAACGGGTCCTGAAGAAGCAACCACTAACGGTTGGACTCAGGAATTCACCGCCGGAGTAATCAGTTGGCTGGATGATGGTTCTGGAGAATTCTCCGCATCAGTTGAAGCTGCCTAA